The following is a genomic window from Hallerella porci.
TTGGTTGCGGTACGGCTGGCATGGCGGCAATTTCCGTCTGGAAAAAAGCTTACGCACAGGGTAAAGGCGCTCTCTTTACACTGCTCGTGTTCGTCGGTGCTCCGATTTCGCAGACGATTTATGGTATGCTTTTGATGAACTTCATCTTGAGCGCTGCAGAAGCAAGCGGATTTACCAACTGGGGCGGATGCCTTGGTGCAGGTATCTTCGGCGGTCTCGGTATGATGGCTTCGGCTTGGTACCAAGGTAAGTCTTCGGCGGTCGCTTGCGATGCTCTCGGTGAAACGGGCAAGGGCATGGTCAACTACTTGATGGTTCTCGGTATTGTCGAAACCGTCGCTCTGTTCGTGCTCGTGTTCTCGATGTTTGTTCTTTAATCCATAAGGAGAAAAACCTATGGATACACAAATGGCACTTACTTTGACGAAACTCGGTGCAGTGGCGACTTTAGGTCTCGCTGCAGTGGGTTCGGCTTTGGGCTGCGGCACCGCTGGCATGGCGGCGATCGGCGCCTGGAAAAAGGCCTATCTCAAAGGGAAAAACGCACTTTTCACATTGCTCATCTTTGTTGGCGCTCCGATTGCGCAGACAATTTATGGGATGCTCTTGATGCTCTTCATTTTGGGTAAAATCAACCCAGAAGGCGGAGCGGATCCCACTGGA
Proteins encoded in this region:
- a CDS encoding V-type ATP synthase subunit K (produces ATP from ADP in the presence of a proton gradient across the membrane; the K subunit is a nonenzymatic component which binds the dimeric form by interacting with the G and E subunits), whose translation is MDQQTMVTLAKMGAAAALGIGAMGSALGCGTAGMAAISVWKKAYAQGKGALFTLLVFVGAPISQTIYGMLLMNFILSAAEASGFTNWGGCLGAGIFGGLGMMASAWYQGKSSAVACDALGETGKGMVNYLMVLGIVETVALFVLVFSMFVL
- a CDS encoding V-type ATP synthase subunit K (produces ATP from ADP in the presence of a proton gradient across the membrane; the K subunit is a nonenzymatic component which binds the dimeric form by interacting with the G and E subunits), producing the protein MDTQMALTLTKLGAVATLGLAAVGSALGCGTAGMAAIGAWKKAYLKGKNALFTLLIFVGAPIAQTIYGMLLMLFILGKINPEGGADPTGAMWAAYLGVGIFGGIGMLASAWYVGKSAANACNALGETGKGLVNYLMVLGVGETVALFVMVFSMLLVS